The Streptomyces sp. NBC_00483 genome contains the following window.
GCACGCGGCCGGCGAGGTGCGCGGCCAGGGTGAACTGGTCGTAGAACGGGGCCGGATACACCGAGTGCACATCCGGGGTGACCACGATGTGGTCGGAGATCATCGCGAAGGTGAAGCCGAGGTCCCGGGCATCCGTGGCCTGGCGTACCAGGTGCTCGGGGGTCATGCCGTCGCCGAAGTTGAGAAGATTTACGCCATATCGCATACGGCGAGTCTCGACGATCTTGAGGCCTCGCGTCGAATCGCCTTCGGGGATCCCGCGATTTCGGCCCCGGCACGGCGGTGTGCGGGCGGGGCCCGCGCGTTCAGCCGTGCGGAACGATCGCGACCGGGCTGGTCACATGGTGCACCACCGAGTGCGCGGTGCAGCCCAGACGGGACGCGTCGGTCTGCCGGCCCACCACCGTGAGGCTCGCCCCCGTGGCGGCCTTGAGGAGATGGTGGCCCGCCTGCCCGTACAGGAGCCGCTCCTCGACCGGCACCTCAGGATATTTCGTGCGCCAGGTCCGCACCGCCTCCATGAGGGACCGGCGCAGCCGCTCCTCCTGGCGCGCGGCGTCGCCCGGCCTCGCCCCGCCCGGCCGGTCGCCGCGCATCGGCGGCAGCGTCCAGGCGTGCAGCGCCTGCAGCGGGGCGCGGCGCAGGGCCGCGGCCTCGAAGGCGTACGAGAGGAGTTCGTCGGCGGGCGCCGTCACATCGAGCCCCACGACCACGGGACGGAAGTCGGGGCCCTCCCACTCGTCCTCCGGCAGCCCGCCGGCCCGCACCAGGACCACCGGACGCGTGGCGCGCGCCGTGACCGCGAGGGCGACCGAGCCGACGAGGAACCCCGAGTAGCCCGTGAAACCCCGCGAGCCGAGCACCAGGGTCTCCGACTCCGCGGCCGCCTCCAGCAGAGCGGCCACCGGCTGCTCGGGCCGGCGCCGGGCGATGATCTCGAGGGCGGGGTGGGCGTACGAGAGCCGGAGCGCGACCACGTCGAGCACGCCGCGGTCGGGCAGATCGACGTCCGGGAGCCGGGGAGCGGGCCGCTCCGTGCCCGCCGCCTGCACGAGCCGCAGCGGAAGGCGGCGGCGCAGTGCCTCGCGGGCCGCCCAGTCCGCGGCGTGCACGCTCTCGCGTGAAGCGTCCGTCCCGACGCTCAGTACGCGGCTACTGGTCATGACGGGAACCTCTCCGTGGCGGTGACGCGGACGGTGTGCCTCCGGTGCGGGTTCCACACCTGGCGTTGATCACTCGTGTGGAGCACGGACGGATCGGCTCCTCACGGGCTGTGGTGTCCGGGACCTTGTCACCGGTCCGACCTGCGCAGGGAGAGGCGAACCGGCCCTCGACGAGGGGCCGTTCGGCCCCTGTGCCGGGCGGCCCGGGAGCGCGAGCGTGGCTTTACGCTGGCAGGGAGGTGACGATGACGACCTGCAAGAAGTTCAGGCAAGCCAAGGGGAACCCCCTGCGGCGCAGGTCGGACGCGGTCGAGGGGTGGGCGGCGCTGTTGCTCGGACTGCTCGCTCTCCTGATGGCGCCCGCCGCCGGTGCCGTGGCCGGCTGGGCGACCCATGCCGACGCCGCCGGGGAGGCCCGCGTCCAGGTGACTCAGCGGCACATGGTGCGGGCCAAACTGGTCGAGGACGCCCCGGACGACGTGCCGTCCCAGAGCGGCGTACAGAACACGGTCACGTACCCGGTCAAGGTCCGCTGGACCGATGACGTACGAGGCAGCGTCGTGGCGAAGGCGCCCGTCCCCGCCGGGCTCGAACGGGGCGACCGCACCGCCGTCTGGCTCGACAGGGGCGGCCGGGTCACCACCGAGCCCTGGGGCACCGAGGCCATCTGGGCCCGCACACTCACCGCCGCCTTCCTGGTCACCATCATCACCGCCACCCTCGCCCTCCTCGCCCGCTTCTTCCTGCGCCGCGCCCTCGATCACCGCAGGATCGCGGCATGGGAGCGGGACTGGAGCCGCGTGGGGCCCGAGTGGAGCCGGCGGCACGCGTAGGGCCGGGCCGCTACTGCGCCGGACGGGAGGTCGACGGCGACACGGAGCGCCTGCTCAGGGGCCCGAAAGGGCCCACTGGCAGAGCCGACAGGGCCCGGCGACGGAGCCGTTCGGCCCCTGCCCCCGCGGGCGGGGAGCGGGCATCGTCGTGGTATCGCAAGGACGCCGTCCGGAAGACGCGATGACGCCGCCGAAGCCCTGCTCCGCCGACAGCCGGGCCCCGGCGGCGTCCCCGAAGGAAGCGCTCCGGTCGTCGCCCGAGCCCCGGAAGGAGTCCGCCCATGACCACCACGGCACCACGGATGAGTCAGACCCTGCCCGAGGAGTACCGCGGCCGGCTGATGCGTTTCGCCCGTGACATGAGCTTCCCGGAAGGCGCCCGGCTCTTCGCCGAGGGCTCCCGCGCCGACCGCTTCTGGATCCTGCGCACCGGCACCGTCGCCCTCGACATGCGGGTGCCGGGCCGGCACGCCCCCGTCGTCGAATACCTCGGCCACGGCGAACTCATCGGCTGGTCATGGCTGTTCCCGCCGTATGTGTGGCAGCTCGGCGCGCGGGCCGAAACCCGGGTCAGGGCCCACGAGTTCGACGCCGTCACGGTCCGCCTCCTGTGCGCCTCCGACCCCGGCCTCGGCTCCTTCGTGGCCCAGTGGGTGGGCGGAGTGCTCGCCCACCGGCTCAGCGTCACCCGCACCCGACTCCTCGACCTGTACGCCCCTTACGGATCGGGGGCCGCATAGCACGACGACGGGCCGCCAGGGCCAGGTGAACGGTACCGTTCGGCCCTGGCGGATCAGTCCGTCCGGCCCCAGGATCTAGACGGGTTCGCATCCAGACGTGCGGGAACACCACATCCGAGGGGGCCGTATGCCACAATCACGTACTTTCTCAGCGGATCGGCCCATTCGCATCCTGCTGCTCGACGATCACGAAGTGGTGCGGCGCGGCCTGCGTGACCTCCTCGGAGCGGAACCCGACATGACCGTCGTCGGCGAGGCCGCCACCGCCGCTCAGGCGCTCGCGCGTGGACCCGCGCTCCGTCCCGACGTGGCCGTGCTCGACGTGCGCCTCCCGGACGGCGACGGCATCACGATCTGCCGCGAACTGCGTGTGCTCATCCCGGATGTGAGCTGTCTGATGCTCACCTCGTTCGACGACGACGACGCGTTGCTCGACGCCATCATGGCCGGCGCGGGCGGCTACGTACTGAAGCAGATCAAGGGCTCCGACCTGGTCTCCGCGGTACGCACCGTCGCCGCGGGCGAGTCCATGCTCGACCCGGCGACGACGGCCCGCCTGATGCGCAGCCTGCGCGGCCCGGAGCAGGGCAGGTCGGGCGCGACGGACGCCGCGGGAGCGCCGGTGGCCGAGGGCGTCGAGCTGACCGACCGTGAGCGGGACATTCTCGCGCTGGTGGGGGAGGGGCTCACCAACCGGCAGATCGGGCGGCGGCTCTTCCTGTCGGAGAAGACGGTGAAGAACAACATCTCCCGGCTGCTCGCCAAGTTGGGCGTGGAGCGCAGGATCCAGGCCGCCGTGATCGCTACGAGGCTGCCGCAGGACAGGCACCGACCGTGACAGTCAACGGTTCACGGACAGCCAACGGCTCACGCGTCCTGCGGCGGTGAGGCCAGCGGCACCGTCCACTCCAGGAGGGTGCCGCCGCTGTCCCGTGCCGTGGCCGTCAGCGCTCCGCCGCGCCGCCCCGCGCGGGCCGCGAGATTGGCGAGCCCGCTGCGATGACTGTCGGGCTCCGTGGCGATCCCCACGCCGTTGTCCTCCACGGTCAGCGTCAGCGCACCGCCGCGTACGACGAGCGCGACATCGGCGGAGGAGGCGCGCGCGTGCCGGGCCACGTTCGTGAGCGCCTCGCCGAGCACGGCGAGCGCGTCGTCGGCGAGGGGCCCCGGCACATCCGCGTCGATCAGGCCCTCCATGCGCAACGACGGGGTGAAGCCCAGGACTTGGGCCGCGTCCTCCACCGCCCGTACGACCCGCACCCGCAGGCCGGATCCGGTCGGCGGGGCGTCGCGCTCGCGCAGGCCGAAGATCGTGGAGCGGATGATCTTGATGGTGGTGTCGAGGTCGTCCACGGCCCGCAGCAGACGCTCCGACGCCTCCGGGTGCTGCACGAACCGCTGCGCGCTCTGCAGCGTCATACCGGTCGCGAACAGCCGCTGGATCGCCAGGTCGTGGAGGTCGCGGGCGATCCGGTCGCGGTCCTCCAGAAGGCTCATCTGCTCCGCGTCCCGCCGCCGGTCCGCGAGCTCCAGGGCGAGGGCCGCCTGGCCCGCGAAGCCGCCCAGCGGTATCAACTCGGCCGCGGAGAACGGCGGGTGATCGGCGCGGCGGGCCAGCATGAGCACGCCGCGCACGCCCTCCGACGTGCCGATCGGCACCGCCACGGCGGGCCCGAGGCCGTCCCAACGGTCCGGCTGGTAGGTGATCCGCGGGTCCTTGCGGATGTCGTCCGACGTGACCAACTTGCCCGCGGCGAGCGCCGCTCCGGCGAAGGTGCCCTCGCGCGGCAGGGTCACGTCGCTGTGCGCACGGGAGCGTTCGCCGAGCGCCAGTGTCTCGTGCAGCAGATGATCGCCGGGGACGAGGAGGGCCACCACCCCGAGGTCAGCGGCGGTGATCTCCCGCGCCCGGTCCACCATGAGACGCAGCACCTCGGCCTCGTCGGCGCCCGACAGCAGACTCCCGGTGAAGTCGGCGCTCAACTGAAGCCAGCGCTCCCGGAGCCGAACCTCCTCGAACAGGCGGGCGTTCTCGATCGCCACGCCCGCGGCGGCACTCAGCGTCTGCAGCACCGCCACGTCCTCGTCGTCGAAGTCGCCGCCGCCACGCTTCTGCGTCAGATACAGGTTCCCGAACACGTCGTCGCGGACCCGGATCGGCGTGCCCACGAACGTGTGCATCGGCGGATGGCGCGGCGGGAAGCCCGCGGAGGCGGGGTGCCCGGCGAGCTCGGACAGGCGCAGCGGCTCCGGATGCCGGATCAGCTCGCCCAACAGACCGTGCCCCGACGGCAGGTCACCGATCTCCGCGCGCAGGTCGTCGCTGATCCCGACCGGCAGGAACTGCGACAGCTTGCGCCGGTCCTCGCCGATCACCCCGAGCGCCCCGTACTCGGCGTCCACCAGCACCACGGCCGCCTCCACGATGCGCCGCAGCACCTGGGAGAGATCCAGCTCCTGGCCCACCGACAGGACCGCCTCGAGCAGTCCCTGCAGGCGGTCGCGGGTACGCCGGACCGTGCCGATGCGTACCTGGAGTTCTTCGAGCAGTTCGTCGAGCCGCAACCTCGGCAGCGGGCCCGGCCCCCGTGCACCGTCCTCGGCCATCCGGCCTCCGTGGACCTCGGTGAGGTGTCGTTCCGTACTCAAGGTAGCGGCTGTTCGCGCCCTGACGACCTGCTTCGTCACACCTCGGACGGTGGAACGGCGGAGTCCGCGGACGATGCGGCGTGCAGAGCGGCGATCTGGGAACGGGAGGTGAAGCCGAGCTTGGTGAGGATGTGCTCCACATGGGAGTCGATCGTCCGCTTCGACACCACGAGCTTCGCCGCGATCTCCTTGTTGGTGCAGCCGTCGCCGACCAGGGCGGCCACCTGACGCTCGCGGGGCGTGAGCCCGTCGGTGGGGCCCGAGCGCTGCGGGGGGACGTCGGGGGACGGCGCCGACGCGTCGTCGAGCGCCAGGTCCACCACGGCGTCGAGCGGGAGCGCCGCGCCCTCCTCGAACGAGTGGTGGTAGCCGTCGGCACCGAGCACCTTGCGGGCCGGGTCCGCGGCCCGCGTGTGCAGTTCGTGCAGCACGGGGAGCCCGAACCTGGCCTCCTTCGCGGCCCGGCGCCACAGCGCGTCGGCCGCGCCCTGCAGTGCCGCGACCCGCTCGAAGCGCCGCAGCTGCGCCGCGTGCCAGGCCAGGCCCTCCAGGAAGTGGGCGAGCCCCATCAGGTCGTCCAGCGCCGCCTTGCTGCGGATGC
Protein-coding sequences here:
- a CDS encoding response regulator; this encodes MPQSRTFSADRPIRILLLDDHEVVRRGLRDLLGAEPDMTVVGEAATAAQALARGPALRPDVAVLDVRLPDGDGITICRELRVLIPDVSCLMLTSFDDDDALLDAIMAGAGGYVLKQIKGSDLVSAVRTVAAGESMLDPATTARLMRSLRGPEQGRSGATDAAGAPVAEGVELTDRERDILALVGEGLTNRQIGRRLFLSEKTVKNNISRLLAKLGVERRIQAAVIATRLPQDRHRP
- a CDS encoding Rv1733c family protein, with product MTTCKKFRQAKGNPLRRRSDAVEGWAALLLGLLALLMAPAAGAVAGWATHADAAGEARVQVTQRHMVRAKLVEDAPDDVPSQSGVQNTVTYPVKVRWTDDVRGSVVAKAPVPAGLERGDRTAVWLDRGGRVTTEPWGTEAIWARTLTAAFLVTIITATLALLARFFLRRALDHRRIAAWERDWSRVGPEWSRRHA
- a CDS encoding universal stress protein: MTSSRVLSVGTDASRESVHAADWAAREALRRRLPLRLVQAAGTERPAPRLPDVDLPDRGVLDVVALRLSYAHPALEIIARRRPEQPVAALLEAAAESETLVLGSRGFTGYSGFLVGSVALAVTARATRPVVLVRAGGLPEDEWEGPDFRPVVVGLDVTAPADELLSYAFEAAALRRAPLQALHAWTLPPMRGDRPGGARPGDAARQEERLRRSLMEAVRTWRTKYPEVPVEERLLYGQAGHHLLKAATGASLTVVGRQTDASRLGCTAHSVVHHVTSPVAIVPHG
- a CDS encoding cyclic nucleotide-binding domain-containing protein, which codes for MTTTAPRMSQTLPEEYRGRLMRFARDMSFPEGARLFAEGSRADRFWILRTGTVALDMRVPGRHAPVVEYLGHGELIGWSWLFPPYVWQLGARAETRVRAHEFDAVTVRLLCASDPGLGSFVAQWVGGVLAHRLSVTRTRLLDLYAPYGSGAA
- a CDS encoding sensor histidine kinase, which encodes MAEDGARGPGPLPRLRLDELLEELQVRIGTVRRTRDRLQGLLEAVLSVGQELDLSQVLRRIVEAAVVLVDAEYGALGVIGEDRRKLSQFLPVGISDDLRAEIGDLPSGHGLLGELIRHPEPLRLSELAGHPASAGFPPRHPPMHTFVGTPIRVRDDVFGNLYLTQKRGGGDFDDEDVAVLQTLSAAAGVAIENARLFEEVRLRERWLQLSADFTGSLLSGADEAEVLRLMVDRAREITAADLGVVALLVPGDHLLHETLALGERSRAHSDVTLPREGTFAGAALAAGKLVTSDDIRKDPRITYQPDRWDGLGPAVAVPIGTSEGVRGVLMLARRADHPPFSAAELIPLGGFAGQAALALELADRRRDAEQMSLLEDRDRIARDLHDLAIQRLFATGMTLQSAQRFVQHPEASERLLRAVDDLDTTIKIIRSTIFGLRERDAPPTGSGLRVRVVRAVEDAAQVLGFTPSLRMEGLIDADVPGPLADDALAVLGEALTNVARHARASSADVALVVRGGALTLTVEDNGVGIATEPDSHRSGLANLAARAGRRGGALTATARDSGGTLLEWTVPLASPPQDA